In Bombus affinis isolate iyBomAffi1 chromosome 11, iyBomAffi1.2, whole genome shotgun sequence, one genomic interval encodes:
- the LOC126921728 gene encoding maltase A3-like isoform X1 → MTVLGCRNSSHSKVTIIRSARANIRTPDVLPVLWKYWTNIYGARNKRDKDTGIIVIAADKAITWFLPKIYIAGRNRGSRVEFCTSIDEMHQFRGILLLVFGLLAVGSTSSQLLDKQWWETALVYQIWPRGFQDSDGDGEGDLQGITNRLDYLQELGIDTIWLNPIYSSPLKDSGYDISDYTEINPLFGNLQVFDEFIQQAHKRDLKVILDIVPNHSSDQHKWFLQSSQNNKQYSDYYIWANGSKDQNGNKIPPNNWISTYNDKEGSAWTWHDTRQQWYYHKFHKSQPDLNLRNKNVIQELLDVFNFWLKRKVDGFRIGAVSYLYEDKDLKDEPVVGNGTYTSGLPESIDLVYKFRSYIDNWVKENNAPSKLLIAESYDSDEMLISLYGNATHNGIPPFNFRFITSVQNTSTAEHIKNVLEDWFKKLPNKADTNWVLSNHDTSRAASRIGLNRVDGLHMLSLLLPGQAYTYYGEEIGMLDRKMSWNETIDPMGCSRSKEIFGNYSRDPARTPMQWDSSTSAGFSLNKITYLPVHPDYTERNVKAQLKSSQSNLKTYKSLATLRKDKVFTHGDYEFATLNNDRVFVFKRSLANNPTYIVVINLGLRQETVNLTSVYPNLKDPVEIIIASSNAVNITSNISAQNVILTANAAFVLKAEDICNCESSTEPGGSGTTPSTPECTTEKNSALISSSVTWLIGSISITVVLLNILTFH, encoded by the exons ATGACCGTCCTTGGCTGTCGAAATTCCTCGCATTCCAAAGTCACAATAATTCGTTCAGCCCGTGCAAACATTCGAACGCCAGACGTTCTTCCTGTTCTCTGGAAATATTGGACAAA TATATACGGGGCAAGGAATAAGCGCGATAAGGACACCGGAATCATCGTGATAGCGGCAGATAAAGCGATAACCTGGTTTCTGccaaaaatatatatagcaGGACGAAATCGCGGATCTAGAGTCGAGTTTTGTACATCGATTGACGAAATGCATCAATTCCGTGGAATTCTACTGTTGGTTTTCGGGCTGCTGGCCGTGGGATCGACAAGCTCCCAGTTGCTGGACAAACAATGGTGGGAAACCGCTTTGGTCTATCAAATCTGGCCGAGAGGATTTCAGGATAGCGATGGAGATGGCGAGGGTGACTTGCAGG GTATAACCAACCGGCTGGATTATTTACAAGAGCTTGGAATCGACACAATTTGGCTAAATCCTATCTACTCGTCACCACTGAAAGATTCTGGATACGATATTTCTGATTATACCGAGATAAATCCACTGTTTGGTAATCTCCAGGTCTTTGATGAGTTCATACAACAAGCACATAAACGTG ACCTAAAGGTCATTTTGGACATAGTACCAAATCATTCAAGCGATCAACATAAATGGTTTCTGCAATCAAGTCAAAATAATAAGCAATACAGTGATTACTACATTTGGGCAAACGGTTCCAAAGATCAAAATGGCAACAAGATACCACCTAATAACTGG ATAAGCACCTACAATGACAAAGAGGGATCAGCGTGGACATGGCACGATACAAGGCAGCAATGGTATTATCATAAATTTCACAAATCTCAACCTGACCTCAATTTGAGAAATAAAAATGTGATACAAGAATTATTG GATGTGTTCAACTTTTGGCTGAAAAGAAAAGTTGATGGTTTTCGAATTGGTGCAGTGTCGTATCTTTATGAAGATAAGGATTTAAAAGACGAGCCTGTTGTAGGGAATGGAACCTATACATCTGGTCTGCCAGAGAGCATAGATCTTGTATACAAGTTTCGTTCATATATTGATAATTGGGTAAAAGAGAATAATGCTCCTTCAAA ATTATTAATTGCAGAGTCTTATGACTCTGATGAAATGTTGATATCGCTTTATGGTAATGCTACGCACAATGGAATTCCACCCTTTAATTTCCGGTTTATTACTTCTGTTCAGAATACAAGCACTGCTGAACACATTAAAAATGTTCTGGAAGACTGGTTTAAGAAACTTCCAAATAAAGCAGACACAAATTGGGTG CTTTCCAATCATGATACTTCAAGAGCAGCCTCAAGAATTGGATTGAATCGCGTCGATGGACTTCATATGCTTAGTCTATTGTTACCTGGTCAAGCATATACTTACTATGGAGAAGAAATTGGAATGCTGGACAGGAAGATGTCATGGAATGAAACAATCGACCCTATGGGTTGTTCGAGGTCAAAGGAAATATTTGGAAACTATTCCAGAGATCCTGCAAGAACACCAATGCAATGGGACTCTAGTACATCAGCGGGATTTTcacttaataaaattacatatcTTCCTGTTCATCCAGATTATACAGAAAGAAACGTCAAAGCACAGCTAAAAAGTTCACAGAGCAATTTGAAGACGTATAAATCACTTGCTACTCTTAGAAAAGATAAAGTATTCACTCATGGAGATTATGAATTTGCAACCTTAAACAATGACCGCGTGTTTGTCTTTAAAAG atcTTTAGCAAATAATCCTACATATATCGTTGTTATTAACTTGGGTCTACGACAAGAAACAGTTAATCTAACGTCGGTGTATCCGAACTTAAAAGATCCGGTAGAAATTATTATCGCATCCAGTAATGCAGTTAACATTAC GTCAAATATTTCGGCACAAAATGTTATACTCACGGCAAATGCAGCATTTGTCCTGAAAGCTGAGGATATATGCAATTGTGAATCATCTACAGAACCCGGAGGATCTGGTACCACTCCTTCGACTCCTGAATGCACAACAGAGAAAAATTCTGCCCTTATTTCCTCCTCAGTAACATGGTTAATAGGAAGTATAAGCATCACAGTAGTgttattgaatattttaacgtTTCATTGA
- the LOC126921735 gene encoding neutral and basic amino acid transport protein rBAT: MESGRLNLDNIEANGDAKETAVVATYKALSDEDGSVQDKIENMGKPSNENDTDDGVHEKMLKDESKISPMKDTTEVKFISENGDTKIDIETAKPTLSGMGKEELMKFANDPFWVKVRWFLFIAFWLLWVTMLAGAAAIVIMAPKCAAPKSKKWWEKSAIVQLDPVETSTHDLKDMESLLDILKTQNIDTISLASMVKESSTGGTEDFKNIKPELGTTSDLEALVKAAKSREQYIILELDPSHTSTEHPWFKRSVEKEEPFSSYYVWADAKITTDGKRTPPNNWLSVYGGSAWEWNEQREQYYLHHFKTTQPELNYNNPVVVTEFSDILSHWLKLGISGFRLANTQYLTVDPDLHDEFRSTIPTEAENYDSLVHAYTRDRPENGVVLAKWQERVHNETHNKGFFALQDDIGTDILQVYNEKKRLIDLPQNSQFLTTADSNIDATTLQRGFSHWLNFTSWPAWDINGRNLSLRERMPADIADSLALMTLLLPGTPVLKLNDTLSAKDAFATLCKARKSLTFLHGETMFKTVNGSVFVYTRLKSGNPGYLVAYQSAEEPTIVDFSTIPQISDEVNMVAHSPNYAQDSDTIKTKLPSNKVPISGKSTVVLTFVPQN, translated from the exons ATGGAGAGTGGGAGGTTGAATTTAGATAATATCGAAGCTAACGGGGACGCGAAAGAAACGGCAGTTGTCGCCACATACAAGGCGTTGTCGGACGAGGACGGAAGTGTACAAGATAAAATCGAAAATATGGGAAAACCAAGCAATGAGAACGATACCGACGATGGGGTTCACGAAAAGATGCTTAAAGACGAGAGTAAAATCTCTCCTATGAAAGATACAACCGAG gtaaaatttatttctgaaaatgGAGATACCAAGATCGATATTGAGACAGCTAAGCCAACTCTTTCTGGAATGGGAAAAGAGGAACTCATGAAATTTGCTAATGACCCATTCTGGGTTAAAGTAAGATGGTTTTTATTCATTGCTTTCTGGTTACTTTGGGTTACCATGTTAGCTGGTGCTGCAGCTATTGTGATAATGGCACCAAAATGTGCAGCACCAAAATCCAAAAAATGGTGGGAGAAGAGTGCTATTGTACAATTAGATCCTGTTGAAACAAGCACTCATGATTTGAAAGACATGGAATCTTTGTTAGATATTTTAAAAACACAAAATATAGATACAATTTCTCTAGCTTCCATGGTTAAAGAAAGTTCAACAG GGGGAACAGAAGACTTCAAAAACATTAAACCAGAATTAGGAACTACAAGCGATCTGGAGGCTCTTGTAAAAGCTGCCAAAAGCAGAGAACAATATATCATTTTAGAATTAGATCCAAGTCATACATCAACCGAACATCCATGGTTCAAACGCTCCGTAGAGAAAGAAGAACCATTCTCATCTTACTACGTTTGGGCAGATGCAAAAATAACTACCGATGGTAAACGTACTCCACCTAATAATTGG CTAAGTGTATATGGAGGATCAGCATGGGAATGGAACGAACAAAGAGAACAGTATTACCTTCATCATTTCAAAACAACACAACCTGAATTAAATTACAATAATCCAGTAGTAGTTACAGAATTTTCA GATATTTTAAGTCATTGGTTAAAATTAGGGATCAGTGGATTCCGTTTAGCTAATACTCAATATTTAACTGTGGATCCAGATCTTCATGATGAATTTAGGAGCACTATACCTACTGAAGCAGAAAACTATGATTCATTAGTACATGCTTATACAAGAGATCGGCCAGAAAATGGTGTTGTTCTGGCAAAATGGCAAGAAAGAGTTCATAATGAAACACACAATAAAGG GTTCTTTGCCCTCCAAGATGATATTGGAACTGACATTCTACAAGTTTATAATGAAAAAAAGAGGCTGATTGATCTTCCACAAAATTCACAATTTCTTACAACTGCAGATAGTAATATAGATGCCACGACTTTACAACGTGGCTTTTCCCACTGGCTTAATTTCACTTCCTGGCCTGCTTGGGAT ATTAATGGTAGAAACCTCAGTTTGAGAGAGAGAATGCCTGCAGATATAGCAGACAGTTTAGCACTTATGACATTACTTTTACCTGGAACACCTGTATTAAAATTGAATGATACTTTGTCTGCAAAAGACGCCTTTGCAACTTTATGTAAAGCGCGAAAAAGCTTAACGTTCCTTCATGGAGAAACAATGTTTAAGACTGTCAATGGAAGCGTATTTGTTTATACAAG GTTAAAGAGTGGCAATCCAGGATACTTAGTAGCGTATCAATCAGCAGAAGAACCTACAATAGTGGATTTTTCTACAATACCACAGATTTCTGACGAAGTTAATATGGTCGCGCACAGTCCTAATTACGCGCAAGACAGCGACACAATAAA AACAAAACTACCTTCTAACAAAGTTCCCATATCGGGCAAGAGTACAGTTGTTTTGACGTTTGTTCCACAAAATTAG
- the LOC126921782 gene encoding uncharacterized protein LOC126921782, whose translation MSQNRCFITSIVNGQPKLRPTCVNINIPIISESKRTCSGKSNDARNPLVGFWDSEEYEADQKEFITMESAATTHLSCGASVYEAVQFGGSKERLQDTGSASDNFRYYRIDPVSMNIRLCIFWFLWALLIVMIILSILFHCCFAWKPCYDATINITDT comes from the exons ATGTCACAGAATCGTTGTTTTATAACATCGATCGTTAACGGTCAGCCCAAATTGCGCCCCACTTGTGTAAACATAAATATTCCTATCATATCGGAAAGCAAACGAACGTGCAGCGGAAAAAGTAATGATGCGAGAAATCCGTTAGTTGGTTTTTGGGATAGTGAAGAGTACGAAGCGGATCAGAAGGAATTTATAACAATGGAATCAGCAGCTACTACTCACCTTTCCTGCGGTGCATCGGTGTACGAGGCTGTACAATTCGGTGGATCTAAAGAAAGATTACAAGACACAG GATCAGCAAGCGATAATTTTAGATACTACCGAATCGATCCAGTGTCTATGAATATTCGTTTGTGTATATTTTGGTTTTTATGGGCATTGTTGATAGTAATGATTATTTTATCTATTCTATTTCACTGCTGTTTTGCATGGAAACCATGCTACGATGCTACTATAAATATAACAGATACA TAA
- the LOC126921763 gene encoding JNK1/MAPK8-associated membrane protein, with product MCSIPKANALNSFTRCPGLYCGRELLPDGNWSDCGACPRGFRANATSICVSCEDEPMLYDWFYLGFVALLVLLLHWVCIDIISMRRTIPKKVFALHLSALVEVVSASVITLQVTDPVGSFAIRSCRITKLSDWYTLFHNPSPNYEETLHCTQEAVYPLYTMVFIFYALGTAIMLIIRPIIAKKFLPKKGKFTIYAALYFYPILALLHAVGGGIIYYSFPYITITLSILFNAAHFSFKLNQSMKALLLSCVSDIKNVIIILSHWMLYGYGLVAAATFRDLGIHPALIALVPLPALFYIITVRFTDPHKLHLE from the exons ATGTGCTCGATACCAAAGGCAAATGCTTTAAATTCCTTTACTCGATGTCCTGGATTATATTGTGGAAGGGAATTACTGCCTGATGGCAACTGGAGTGACTGTGGTGCATGTCCCCGAGGGTTCAGGGCAAACGCCACTTCGATATGTGTTTCTTGCGAAGACGAACCAATGCTCTATGATTGGTTCTATTTAGGATTTGTGGCACTATtggtattattattacattggGTTTGCATTGATATAATATCTATGAGACGTACTATACCAAAAAAAGTGTTTGCGTTACATTTGTCTGCTCTAGTAGAAGTTGTTTCTGCATCTGTGATTACTTTACAAGTAACCGATCCTGTAGGTAGTTTTGCAATTAGATCATGTAGAATTACAAAACTCTCAGACTGGTACACATTGTTTCACAATCCTAGCCCAAATTATGAAGAAACTCTGCACTGTACACAGGAAGCTGTTTATCCATT GTACACAATGGTGTTCATTTTTTATGCTTTAGGAACAGCtataatgttaataataagGCCAATTATAGCCAAGAAATTTTTACCAAAGAAaggaaaatttacaatttatgcTGCTCTTTATTTCTATCCCATTTTAGCTTTATTACATGCAGTTGGCGGTGGTATAATAT ATTATTCATTCCCATATATAACTATAACACTGTCTATACTATTTAACGCAGcacatttttcatttaaattaaaTCAG TCAATGAAAGCATTGTTGTTGAGCTGTGTATCagatataaaaaatgtaataattattttaagtcATTGGATGTTATATGGATATGGTTTAGTAGCTGCTGCAACTTTCCGAGATCTCGGCATTCATCCAGCATTGATTGCTTTAGTTCCTTTACCTgcattgttttatattattactgtAAGATTCACAGATCCGCATAAACTTCATTTAGAataa
- the LOC126921728 gene encoding maltase A3-like isoform X2, with amino-acid sequence MHQFRGILLLVFGLLAVGSTSSQLLDKQWWETALVYQIWPRGFQDSDGDGEGDLQGITNRLDYLQELGIDTIWLNPIYSSPLKDSGYDISDYTEINPLFGNLQVFDEFIQQAHKRDLKVILDIVPNHSSDQHKWFLQSSQNNKQYSDYYIWANGSKDQNGNKIPPNNWISTYNDKEGSAWTWHDTRQQWYYHKFHKSQPDLNLRNKNVIQELLDVFNFWLKRKVDGFRIGAVSYLYEDKDLKDEPVVGNGTYTSGLPESIDLVYKFRSYIDNWVKENNAPSKLLIAESYDSDEMLISLYGNATHNGIPPFNFRFITSVQNTSTAEHIKNVLEDWFKKLPNKADTNWVLSNHDTSRAASRIGLNRVDGLHMLSLLLPGQAYTYYGEEIGMLDRKMSWNETIDPMGCSRSKEIFGNYSRDPARTPMQWDSSTSAGFSLNKITYLPVHPDYTERNVKAQLKSSQSNLKTYKSLATLRKDKVFTHGDYEFATLNNDRVFVFKRSLANNPTYIVVINLGLRQETVNLTSVYPNLKDPVEIIIASSNAVNITSNISAQNVILTANAAFVLKAEDICNCESSTEPGGSGTTPSTPECTTEKNSALISSSVTWLIGSISITVVLLNILTFH; translated from the exons ATGCATCAATTCCGTGGAATTCTACTGTTGGTTTTCGGGCTGCTGGCCGTGGGATCGACAAGCTCCCAGTTGCTGGACAAACAATGGTGGGAAACCGCTTTGGTCTATCAAATCTGGCCGAGAGGATTTCAGGATAGCGATGGAGATGGCGAGGGTGACTTGCAGG GTATAACCAACCGGCTGGATTATTTACAAGAGCTTGGAATCGACACAATTTGGCTAAATCCTATCTACTCGTCACCACTGAAAGATTCTGGATACGATATTTCTGATTATACCGAGATAAATCCACTGTTTGGTAATCTCCAGGTCTTTGATGAGTTCATACAACAAGCACATAAACGTG ACCTAAAGGTCATTTTGGACATAGTACCAAATCATTCAAGCGATCAACATAAATGGTTTCTGCAATCAAGTCAAAATAATAAGCAATACAGTGATTACTACATTTGGGCAAACGGTTCCAAAGATCAAAATGGCAACAAGATACCACCTAATAACTGG ATAAGCACCTACAATGACAAAGAGGGATCAGCGTGGACATGGCACGATACAAGGCAGCAATGGTATTATCATAAATTTCACAAATCTCAACCTGACCTCAATTTGAGAAATAAAAATGTGATACAAGAATTATTG GATGTGTTCAACTTTTGGCTGAAAAGAAAAGTTGATGGTTTTCGAATTGGTGCAGTGTCGTATCTTTATGAAGATAAGGATTTAAAAGACGAGCCTGTTGTAGGGAATGGAACCTATACATCTGGTCTGCCAGAGAGCATAGATCTTGTATACAAGTTTCGTTCATATATTGATAATTGGGTAAAAGAGAATAATGCTCCTTCAAA ATTATTAATTGCAGAGTCTTATGACTCTGATGAAATGTTGATATCGCTTTATGGTAATGCTACGCACAATGGAATTCCACCCTTTAATTTCCGGTTTATTACTTCTGTTCAGAATACAAGCACTGCTGAACACATTAAAAATGTTCTGGAAGACTGGTTTAAGAAACTTCCAAATAAAGCAGACACAAATTGGGTG CTTTCCAATCATGATACTTCAAGAGCAGCCTCAAGAATTGGATTGAATCGCGTCGATGGACTTCATATGCTTAGTCTATTGTTACCTGGTCAAGCATATACTTACTATGGAGAAGAAATTGGAATGCTGGACAGGAAGATGTCATGGAATGAAACAATCGACCCTATGGGTTGTTCGAGGTCAAAGGAAATATTTGGAAACTATTCCAGAGATCCTGCAAGAACACCAATGCAATGGGACTCTAGTACATCAGCGGGATTTTcacttaataaaattacatatcTTCCTGTTCATCCAGATTATACAGAAAGAAACGTCAAAGCACAGCTAAAAAGTTCACAGAGCAATTTGAAGACGTATAAATCACTTGCTACTCTTAGAAAAGATAAAGTATTCACTCATGGAGATTATGAATTTGCAACCTTAAACAATGACCGCGTGTTTGTCTTTAAAAG atcTTTAGCAAATAATCCTACATATATCGTTGTTATTAACTTGGGTCTACGACAAGAAACAGTTAATCTAACGTCGGTGTATCCGAACTTAAAAGATCCGGTAGAAATTATTATCGCATCCAGTAATGCAGTTAACATTAC GTCAAATATTTCGGCACAAAATGTTATACTCACGGCAAATGCAGCATTTGTCCTGAAAGCTGAGGATATATGCAATTGTGAATCATCTACAGAACCCGGAGGATCTGGTACCACTCCTTCGACTCCTGAATGCACAACAGAGAAAAATTCTGCCCTTATTTCCTCCTCAGTAACATGGTTAATAGGAAGTATAAGCATCACAGTAGTgttattgaatattttaacgtTTCATTGA